A portion of the Pseudoxanthomonas sp. JBR18 genome contains these proteins:
- a CDS encoding CopG family transcriptional regulator, with product MKQPKHDEGLESCPTVRASVSLPHELHAELERIARGKKVSLAWVMREAAKKYVSDQWPLLTRPK from the coding sequence ATGAAGCAACCGAAACATGATGAAGGGCTGGAATCATGCCCCACTGTCCGGGCGTCTGTGAGTCTTCCGCATGAGCTTCATGCCGAGTTGGAACGAATCGCACGCGGCAAAAAGGTGTCGCTTGCGTGGGTCATGCGAGAAGCGGCGAAAAAGTATGTCTCAGACCAGTGGCCACTGCTGACGCGGCCAAAATGA
- a CDS encoding very short patch repair endonuclease → MDNVPPARRSEIMARVRSRDTKPEMIVRRLVYAMGYRYRLHAKDLPGKPDLVFRSRKKVVFIHGCFWHRHAKCALARLPKSRQGFWLPKLEANRQRDAKNESSLLDAGWDVLTIWECDLEDLAQIRTRIRGFLDA, encoded by the coding sequence ATGGACAACGTTCCTCCAGCCCGGCGCTCGGAAATCATGGCGCGCGTGCGTTCACGCGATACCAAGCCGGAGATGATAGTTCGGCGGTTGGTCTACGCGATGGGGTATCGATATCGCCTGCATGCGAAGGACTTACCAGGAAAGCCGGATCTAGTGTTTCGTTCTCGCAAGAAGGTTGTGTTCATCCATGGTTGTTTTTGGCATCGGCATGCGAAGTGCGCGCTGGCTCGACTGCCGAAGTCTCGTCAGGGCTTCTGGCTACCTAAACTTGAAGCGAATCGGCAGCGTGATGCAAAAAATGAATCGTCGCTCCTCGATGCGGGCTGGGATGTACTCACGATTTGGGAGTGCGATTTGGAAGATCTCGCTCAGATCAGAACAAGAATAAGAGGATTTCTCGATGCGTAG
- a CDS encoding beta-L-arabinofuranosidase domain-containing protein: protein MAPLAPQPFQLLPTGAIKPAGWLRRQLEIQAAGLGGHLDETWPDVGPDSGWLGGTGESWERGPYFVDGLLPLAWQLDAPELKAKAQRFIDWTLQSDWGDGMFGPRSNDDWWPRMVMLKVLTQYQELSGDARVVPFMTRYFHHQLQALPARPLRDWGRMRWQDEVVSVLWLHARTQDPKLLQLARLLKAQGYDWQAMFADFPFKEKVDPARLKAHAHGDDVFMEDLGLQVHGVNNGQALKASPVWSLVSGSAADRSAVHHQLAMLDQYHGLPNGMFSCDEHLAGRSPSQGVELCTVVETMYSLELALAITGDAALGDRLERIAFNALPGTFTDDMWAHQYDQQPNQVECSLHRSPWTTNGPEANLFGLDPHFGCCTANFHQGWPKLTAAAWMASDDGGLAAMVYVPCRIATRIGATAVELEQVTDYPFRDRVRIVLRPEAPTPFPLHLRIPGWSKATRVLVNGEAVTAKDGFTRIARTWKAGDVVELKFNAQVIAETGPNDAVTFSRGALVFSLPIGAAWVPWRKRGLTTDWQVYPTTRWNYAITGTAPQVSEHPIGPMPFAAQSAPVRLQVEGRPVPAWVAMEGAAEPVPTGPKPASDEPAVPLTLIPYGAAKLRITAFPRLHGALEST, encoded by the coding sequence GTGGCACCGCTGGCACCGCAACCCTTCCAGCTGCTGCCCACCGGCGCGATCAAGCCTGCCGGCTGGCTGCGTCGCCAGCTGGAGATCCAGGCCGCCGGCCTCGGCGGCCACCTGGACGAAACCTGGCCCGATGTCGGCCCGGACAGCGGCTGGCTCGGCGGCACGGGTGAGTCATGGGAGCGCGGTCCGTACTTCGTCGATGGCCTGCTGCCGCTGGCATGGCAGCTCGACGCGCCGGAACTGAAGGCCAAGGCACAGCGTTTCATCGACTGGACCCTGCAGAGCGACTGGGGCGATGGCATGTTCGGCCCGCGCAGCAACGATGACTGGTGGCCGCGCATGGTCATGCTCAAGGTACTCACCCAGTACCAGGAGCTCAGCGGCGACGCGCGCGTGGTGCCCTTCATGACGCGCTACTTCCACCACCAGCTGCAGGCGCTGCCGGCACGGCCCCTGCGCGACTGGGGCCGCATGCGCTGGCAGGACGAGGTGGTCAGCGTGCTGTGGCTGCATGCGCGCACGCAGGATCCCAAGCTGCTGCAACTGGCCAGGCTGCTCAAGGCGCAGGGTTACGACTGGCAGGCGATGTTCGCCGACTTCCCGTTCAAGGAGAAGGTCGATCCGGCCAGGCTCAAGGCGCACGCACACGGTGACGACGTGTTCATGGAAGACCTCGGCCTGCAAGTCCATGGCGTCAACAACGGGCAGGCGCTCAAGGCTTCGCCGGTCTGGTCGCTGGTGTCAGGCAGCGCGGCCGATCGCTCCGCCGTCCACCACCAGCTGGCGATGCTGGACCAGTACCACGGCCTGCCCAACGGCATGTTCTCCTGCGACGAACACCTGGCCGGGCGCAGTCCGTCGCAGGGCGTGGAGCTGTGCACCGTGGTCGAGACGATGTACTCGCTGGAGCTGGCGTTGGCGATCACCGGCGATGCCGCACTCGGCGACCGGCTGGAGCGCATCGCCTTCAATGCGTTGCCCGGCACCTTCACCGACGACATGTGGGCGCACCAGTACGACCAGCAGCCCAATCAGGTCGAATGCAGCCTGCACCGCTCCCCGTGGACGACCAACGGGCCGGAGGCGAACCTGTTCGGCCTCGATCCGCATTTCGGCTGCTGCACGGCCAACTTCCACCAGGGCTGGCCCAAGCTGACCGCTGCGGCGTGGATGGCCAGCGACGATGGCGGCCTGGCGGCGATGGTGTACGTGCCGTGCCGCATCGCCACGCGCATCGGCGCCACGGCAGTGGAACTGGAACAGGTCACCGACTATCCGTTCCGCGATCGCGTGCGCATCGTCCTCCGGCCCGAAGCGCCCACGCCCTTCCCGTTGCACCTGCGCATTCCCGGCTGGTCGAAGGCCACGCGCGTGCTGGTCAATGGCGAAGCGGTCACGGCCAAGGATGGTTTCACCCGCATCGCGCGCACCTGGAAGGCTGGCGATGTGGTGGAGCTGAAGTTCAACGCGCAGGTCATCGCCGAAACCGGGCCGAACGATGCGGTGACCTTTTCGCGCGGCGCGCTGGTGTTCTCGCTGCCCATCGGGGCGGCCTGGGTGCCCTGGCGCAAACGCGGCCTGACCACCGACTGGCAGGTGTATCCGACCACGCGTTGGAACTACGCCATCACCGGCACCGCGCCTCAAGTCAGCGAACACCCGATCGGGCCGATGCCGTTCGCCGCGCAATCCGCGCCGGTGCGCCTGCAGGTCGAAGGCCGCCCGGTGCCGGCGTGGGTGGCGATGGAAGGCGCGGCCGAGCCCGTGCCCACCGGGCCAAAGCCGGCCAGCGACGAGCCGGCCGTGCCATTGACCCTCATCCCCTATGGCGCGGCCAAGCTGCGCATCACTGCATTTCCGCGCTTGCATGGCGCCCTGGAGTCCACATGA
- a CDS encoding PadR family transcriptional regulator: MHPHARHRGRRHHHGEGPHPGRGHREGHGHRSRADGVGRPDDASSDTETRAGHRDPAHEEGRGHGRRGGHRGERGERQRTPRMLAHGDLRLLLLGLLEAQPRHGYELIQLIGEMFLGQYTPSAGAMYPALAQLQADGLVTSSEDGARRLHTLTEAGHAFARAHAETLANARLRTERSARMVVKAGLPAPVRGGMSAIKRALISHHAHWTPESGERVAQILLQAAADIAKVPHD; this comes from the coding sequence ATGCATCCCCATGCACGACATCGCGGCCGCAGACACCATCACGGCGAAGGCCCGCACCCGGGGCGCGGGCATCGCGAAGGCCACGGGCATCGCAGTCGCGCCGATGGCGTCGGCCGGCCCGACGACGCCTCGTCGGACACGGAAACGCGCGCCGGTCATCGCGACCCGGCGCACGAGGAAGGCCGCGGCCACGGCCGGCGTGGCGGACACCGGGGCGAACGCGGCGAGCGCCAGCGCACGCCGCGGATGCTGGCCCACGGCGACCTGCGCCTGCTGCTGCTCGGCCTGCTGGAGGCGCAGCCGCGCCATGGCTACGAGCTGATCCAGCTGATCGGCGAGATGTTCCTAGGCCAGTACACGCCCTCGGCCGGGGCGATGTACCCGGCGCTGGCGCAGTTGCAGGCCGATGGCCTGGTCACCAGCAGCGAGGACGGCGCGCGGCGCCTGCACACGCTGACCGAGGCCGGCCACGCCTTCGCCCGGGCCCACGCCGAGACGCTGGCCAATGCGCGCCTGCGCACCGAGCGCAGCGCGCGGATGGTGGTGAAGGCCGGCCTGCCCGCCCCGGTCCGTGGTGGCATGAGCGCGATCAAGCGCGCCCTGATCAGCCACCACGCCCACTGGACGCCGGAGTCCGGCGAGCGCGTTGCGCAGATTCTGCTGCAGGCGGCCGCCGACATCGCCAAGGTGCCGCATGACTGA
- a CDS encoding transcriptional repressor, protein MTETVGADALQATGLRMTAPRRALLALLLQQPAPCDAISLHHQLRAQGHRVSLGTVYRVLHVLEQQHLAVAIASPHGRTLWRLCQPAPSTPGDEAATSHWLRALAADLGYRLVPIH, encoded by the coding sequence ATGACTGAGACCGTCGGCGCCGATGCGCTCCAGGCCACCGGCTTGCGCATGACCGCGCCGCGGCGCGCGTTGCTGGCGCTGCTGCTACAGCAGCCGGCGCCGTGCGATGCCATTTCACTGCACCACCAGCTGCGCGCGCAGGGACACCGCGTCAGCCTGGGAACCGTCTATCGCGTACTGCATGTGCTGGAACAACAGCACCTCGCCGTCGCGATCGCGAGCCCGCATGGCCGCACGTTGTGGCGCCTGTGCCAGCCAGCCCCTTCCACGCCCGGGGACGAGGCCGCCACCAGCCACTGGCTGCGCGCGCTCGCCGCCGACCTGGGCTATCGCCTGGTGCCGATTCACTAA
- a CDS encoding ImmA/IrrE family metallo-endopeptidase: protein MAAQNWKAWVIGIDLCESARNFARLLIDRHGIAAPVNIESLLSQYADLEVVDIPFDFDGIALDIGNSSRPKVVINGNIPEARRRFTAAHELGHVIIPWHRGVFLDDIALDDSQRFANLDAYMEMERQANAFASEILMPQAWLLETMAQTRFSDLHARVIDEAGVSPVAAAINIMRSLPPGHIYAVVDSSGLVLNAGRSEGTLASAPAWHEPLQAGAYDYAEDFASLKRAGRTYMWWKLPSSYDYPVESEGPPLDWRIVLDEMLADICSSPEQISAYKMKVNGVIGYVNSACKRGANYTEGGVRAAAIQRFTGRTEYANFSAHEKFHAFVAARVSYLFRVE, encoded by the coding sequence ATGGCTGCGCAAAACTGGAAGGCTTGGGTGATAGGTATAGATCTTTGTGAATCGGCAAGGAATTTCGCTCGATTACTAATTGATAGGCACGGAATTGCTGCGCCCGTCAATATCGAGTCGCTTCTTAGTCAATATGCGGACTTGGAGGTTGTTGACATACCATTCGATTTCGATGGAATAGCTCTTGATATAGGTAATTCATCTCGCCCCAAGGTCGTAATAAATGGCAATATTCCAGAGGCGAGGCGAAGATTCACGGCGGCGCACGAGCTTGGCCATGTGATTATCCCGTGGCACCGAGGGGTTTTTCTAGATGATATTGCGCTCGATGACTCTCAGCGATTCGCAAATCTCGATGCGTACATGGAGATGGAGAGGCAGGCGAATGCTTTTGCTTCTGAAATTTTGATGCCTCAAGCTTGGCTCCTTGAGACGATGGCGCAAACAAGGTTTTCTGACCTTCATGCGCGCGTAATTGATGAGGCTGGAGTATCGCCGGTAGCAGCGGCAATTAATATAATGCGATCCCTCCCGCCAGGACACATTTACGCGGTTGTTGATTCTTCAGGCTTGGTGCTAAATGCTGGAAGATCAGAGGGTACGTTGGCATCTGCTCCAGCTTGGCATGAGCCTTTGCAGGCTGGTGCATACGATTATGCCGAAGATTTTGCCTCGCTAAAACGTGCAGGGCGCACGTATATGTGGTGGAAACTGCCATCTAGCTACGACTATCCTGTTGAAAGTGAGGGCCCGCCTCTTGATTGGCGCATCGTACTTGATGAGATGCTGGCTGATATTTGTAGCTCGCCCGAACAGATTTCAGCGTATAAGATGAAGGTAAATGGCGTGATCGGGTACGTTAATAGCGCATGTAAGCGAGGGGCTAACTATACGGAGGGGGGGGTTAGGGCTGCAGCTATTCAGCGGTTTACGGGGCGTACCGAATACGCTAACTTCTCGGCACATGAAAAATTTCATGCGTTTGTTGCTGCGAGAGTTTCATACTTGTTCCGGGTGGAATAA
- a CDS encoding siderophore-interacting protein, protein MTLHESHRLSHPVVFRQLQVLEVHDLTPHMRRIVVGGPALAGFHSAAPDDHVKVFFPNPDGEFVTPTLGAHGLEYPAGKVASPMRDYTPRLHDAAAGTLAIDFVMHGDGPAASWAAAAQPGATLALGGPRGSFMVAEDFDHYVLIGDETALPAIGRWLGEMPAGRKVTAVIEVPEDADRQALPTQADADIRWLPRNGVPPQRSELLEQVLDDLAPQGDAFWWIACESRRARMMRKFLEGHRSVPKGWIRSTGYWKHADSVEDED, encoded by the coding sequence ATGACATTGCACGAGAGCCACAGGCTCAGCCACCCGGTCGTCTTCCGCCAGCTGCAGGTGCTGGAGGTCCACGACCTGACCCCGCACATGCGCCGCATCGTGGTCGGCGGGCCGGCGTTGGCCGGCTTCCATAGCGCCGCGCCGGATGACCACGTCAAGGTCTTCTTCCCCAACCCGGACGGCGAATTCGTCACCCCCACCCTGGGTGCGCACGGGCTGGAGTATCCGGCCGGCAAGGTCGCCTCGCCCATGCGCGATTACACCCCGCGCCTGCACGACGCGGCCGCCGGCACGCTGGCGATCGATTTCGTCATGCACGGCGATGGCCCGGCCGCCAGCTGGGCGGCGGCCGCGCAGCCCGGCGCTACGCTGGCGCTGGGCGGGCCGCGCGGATCGTTCATGGTGGCCGAGGACTTCGACCACTACGTGCTGATCGGCGATGAAACCGCATTGCCGGCCATCGGCCGCTGGCTGGGCGAGATGCCGGCCGGGCGCAAGGTCACCGCGGTGATCGAGGTCCCCGAGGACGCCGACCGCCAGGCCCTGCCCACCCAGGCCGACGCGGACATCCGCTGGCTGCCGCGCAACGGCGTGCCGCCGCAGCGCAGCGAGCTGCTGGAACAGGTGCTGGACGACCTGGCACCGCAGGGCGATGCGTTCTGGTGGATCGCCTGCGAGTCGCGTCGTGCGCGGATGATGCGCAAGTTCCTGGAAGGCCACCGTTCGGTGCCCAAAGGGTGGATCCGCTCGACCGGGTACTGGAAGCACGCCGACAGCGTGGAGGATGAGGATTGA
- a CDS encoding GDSL-type esterase/lipase family protein codes for MNSLTDARRGATMKILLLVASALLCVSAPALAGPDAHWVVSWGQAMTAQVSVPRDAGHQPQRDTGGDPLHRVPTVRQVTVRQRVRLSLGGSQLRVRLSNVFGTAPLEVDAASIARAAQGAAVVPGSSVRLTFDGKPRALVPAGGELLSDPVAFDAPALAPLSVSLYFKAPAALADAHPLEQGRVTWAVQGDAVDAVDLEGRTPAQGLSPWPGDHVYALTAVEVAAKPGTRSVVAFGDSITDGYQATRPDTPWPAVLATLGNAPGAGGLAVANMGISADELAFDQVGEPASGIAGLKRYYRDVIDRPGVTDIVVLFGANDINRGPDTALLTAGAQPRELIASFRLLADVAHQHGIRIWAGTVLPFSDDPNWYSPRRDAARVQINAWLKDSGVFDGVVDFADAVEGPYDTPTPPPGAPVPQGIATVCVADEGVHPNDRGYAAMGHAAFNALTGATMQPQAPCRAR; via the coding sequence ATGAACTCGCTCACCGACGCTCGCCGCGGGGCAACCATGAAGATCCTGCTGCTGGTCGCCAGCGCGCTGCTGTGTGTCAGCGCGCCGGCGCTGGCCGGCCCGGACGCGCATTGGGTGGTGTCCTGGGGGCAGGCGATGACCGCACAGGTCAGCGTGCCGCGCGATGCCGGGCATCAGCCGCAGCGCGACACGGGCGGTGATCCGCTCCATCGGGTGCCCACCGTGCGCCAGGTCACCGTGCGCCAGCGCGTACGCCTGAGCCTGGGCGGCAGCCAGCTGCGCGTGCGGCTGTCCAATGTGTTCGGGACCGCGCCGCTCGAGGTGGACGCGGCCAGCATCGCGCGGGCGGCGCAGGGCGCGGCCGTCGTGCCGGGCAGCAGCGTGCGCCTGACCTTCGACGGCAAGCCCCGGGCACTGGTGCCGGCCGGGGGCGAACTGCTGAGCGATCCGGTGGCCTTCGACGCCCCCGCGCTGGCGCCGCTGAGCGTGAGCCTGTACTTCAAGGCTCCGGCGGCTTTGGCCGATGCCCATCCGCTGGAGCAGGGGCGGGTGACCTGGGCCGTGCAGGGGGACGCGGTGGATGCCGTCGATCTGGAAGGCCGCACGCCCGCCCAGGGCCTCAGCCCGTGGCCGGGTGACCATGTCTACGCCCTGACCGCGGTGGAAGTGGCGGCCAAGCCCGGCACGCGCAGCGTGGTGGCCTTCGGCGATTCCATCACCGATGGCTACCAGGCCACCCGGCCGGATACGCCGTGGCCGGCCGTGCTGGCCACGCTGGGCAACGCACCGGGCGCGGGTGGTTTGGCCGTGGCCAACATGGGCATCAGCGCCGACGAGTTGGCCTTCGACCAGGTCGGCGAACCGGCTTCTGGCATCGCCGGCCTCAAGCGCTACTACCGCGATGTGATCGACCGCCCCGGCGTCACCGACATCGTGGTGCTGTTCGGCGCCAACGACATCAACCGCGGCCCGGATACCGCCCTGCTCACGGCCGGTGCGCAGCCACGAGAACTGATCGCCAGCTTCCGCCTGCTGGCCGACGTCGCGCACCAGCACGGGATCCGGATCTGGGCCGGCACGGTGCTGCCGTTCTCCGACGATCCCAACTGGTACTCGCCGCGCCGCGATGCCGCGCGCGTGCAGATCAACGCCTGGCTCAAAGATTCCGGCGTGTTCGATGGCGTGGTGGATTTCGCCGATGCGGTCGAAGGTCCCTACGACACGCCGACCCCGCCGCCGGGCGCCCCGGTGCCCCAGGGCATCGCCACGGTGTGCGTGGCCGACGAAGGCGTGCACCCCAACGACCGCGGCTACGCGGCCATGGGTCATGCCGCCTTCAACGCGCTCACCGGCGCGACCATGCAGCCCCAGGCCCCCTGCCGCGCGCGGTGA
- a CDS encoding DNA cytosine methyltransferase: MRSVELFAGAGGLAIGMANAGFQHAAVVEWDHDACETFRENQRHHAHAVEGWPVHEVDARSFKFESLGQDIAVVSGGPPCQPFSMGGKHQAQRDDRNMFPEAVRAVRELMPKAFIFENVKGLTRKSFASYFSHILLQLQYPELARRKGENWIQHRARLEQHHSANKGAATYNVLFDVLNAADYGVPQKRERVFFVGFRSDLGARWSFPDPTHSEGALLVSKWIDGSYWDEHGISQKRKAEVLPRYAKRVELLRSAPVLLTLDRWQTTRDALKNLPDPEAVRDHGISNHVFTPGARAYVGHTGSVLDEPSKTLKAGYHGVPGGENMFIKDDGTLRYFTVRESARLQSFPDEYEFRGSWSQTMRQLGNAVPVKLAEVVARSVAASLEACDTLAQTTN; the protein is encoded by the coding sequence ATGCGTAGCGTTGAACTTTTCGCCGGCGCGGGGGGGCTCGCCATCGGCATGGCGAATGCAGGATTCCAGCATGCGGCCGTCGTCGAATGGGATCACGACGCATGTGAGACCTTCCGCGAGAACCAACGTCATCATGCACACGCGGTCGAGGGGTGGCCGGTGCACGAGGTCGATGCGCGGAGTTTCAAATTTGAATCGCTCGGACAGGATATTGCGGTGGTTTCCGGAGGACCACCATGCCAGCCGTTCTCGATGGGAGGTAAACATCAAGCGCAGCGCGACGATAGAAACATGTTCCCCGAGGCAGTTCGAGCAGTGCGTGAGTTGATGCCGAAAGCATTCATTTTTGAGAATGTCAAAGGGCTGACGCGCAAAAGCTTTGCGTCGTACTTCTCACACATTCTCCTTCAATTGCAATACCCGGAACTAGCGCGGCGCAAGGGTGAGAACTGGATTCAGCATCGTGCACGCCTCGAACAGCACCATTCGGCTAACAAAGGCGCCGCCACATATAATGTTTTGTTCGACGTGCTCAATGCCGCTGATTATGGCGTTCCACAAAAGCGGGAACGCGTTTTCTTCGTTGGGTTTCGTTCCGACTTGGGTGCGCGATGGTCGTTTCCCGACCCCACGCATTCTGAGGGCGCGCTGTTAGTTTCGAAATGGATTGACGGCAGCTACTGGGACGAGCACGGGATTAGCCAAAAGCGGAAAGCGGAAGTGCTCCCGCGCTACGCGAAACGGGTAGAGCTTTTGCGCTCCGCTCCGGTTTTGTTGACTCTAGACCGTTGGCAAACGACTCGTGACGCGTTGAAGAATCTTCCAGACCCGGAGGCCGTTCGCGATCATGGAATTTCCAACCATGTGTTCACCCCGGGAGCCAGAGCATATGTAGGCCACACGGGGAGCGTTCTGGATGAGCCATCCAAGACGTTGAAGGCTGGGTACCACGGGGTTCCCGGTGGCGAAAACATGTTTATCAAGGATGATGGAACGCTTCGCTATTTCACTGTCCGAGAGTCCGCGCGGCTGCAGAGTTTTCCTGATGAATATGAGTTTCGCGGCTCATGGAGCCAAACCATGCGCCAACTCGGAAACGCCGTTCCCGTGAAATTGGCCGAGGTGGTTGCCCGCTCTGTTGCGGCCAGTCTGGAGGCATGCGACACCCTTGCCCAAACCACGAATTGA
- the aceE gene encoding pyruvate dehydrogenase (acetyl-transferring), homodimeric type, translating to MNWLNEMLLSDPDPAETQEWMESLKAVIDAEGPLRAHQLLEDMVELTRRSGAYLPFSPTTEYVNTIAPALEAKSPGDSAMEWKIRSIIRWNAMATVVRANRKPGDLGGHIASFASAATLYDVGFNHFWRAPSDNHPGDLLYIQGHSAPGIYARAFLEGRISEKQLDHFRMEVDGQGISSYPHPWLMPDFWQTPTVSMGLGPLSAIYQAQFMKYLENRGLIEKSDRKVWCFIGDGESDEPETLGAIALAGREGLDNLIFVVNCNLQRLDGPVRGNGKIIQELEGVFRGGGWNVIKLLWGSYWDPLLARDTDGVLRKLMMETVDGEYQNCKAFGGAYTRANFFGKYPETAAMVANLSDDDIWRLNRGGHDPHKVYAAYDAAVKTQGMPTVILAKTVKGYGMGSAGESLNPTHQTKKLDDDAVRTFRDRFNIPLSDKQLEEAEQVPFYHPGPDSPEVQYLKSRREALGGYLPARRRKADKSFTVPGLDKYERLLKSSGERSYSTTMAFVQTLNIALRDKELGPRIVPIVADEARTFGMEGMFRQIGIYAPFGQKYKPVDADQLMYYREDQSGQVLQQGISEPGAISSWLAAGTSYSVSNVPMLPFYIYYSMFGFQRVGDIAWQAADMRTRGFLLGGTAGRTTLNGEGLQHEDGFSQVIAGSIPNVRSYDPTFGYEVTVILQHGMKSMMEEQKDEYYYLTLMNENYAHPEMPAGAEEGILKGMYLLTDAGKPKKGELRVQLLGSGTILREAIAAAELLDKDFGVTADIWSCPSFNELRRDGFDAERWNRMNPEAKTPRKAYVTEQLEGRQGPVIAATDYVRAFSDQIRAFVPTTNYTVLGTDGFGRSDTRANLRRFFEVDRYYIAHAAIAALAKDGKMTGKDVARAIKQYKIDVDKVNPDGA from the coding sequence ATGAACTGGTTGAACGAGATGCTGCTCAGCGATCCGGACCCGGCAGAAACCCAGGAATGGATGGAATCGCTCAAGGCGGTCATCGATGCCGAAGGGCCGCTGCGGGCGCATCAGCTGCTGGAGGACATGGTCGAGCTGACCCGCCGCTCCGGCGCCTACCTGCCGTTCTCGCCCACCACCGAGTACGTCAACACCATCGCCCCGGCCCTGGAGGCCAAGAGCCCCGGCGACAGCGCGATGGAGTGGAAGATCCGCTCCATCATCCGCTGGAACGCCATGGCCACCGTCGTGCGCGCCAACCGCAAGCCGGGCGACCTGGGCGGGCACATCGCCTCCTTCGCCTCGGCCGCCACGCTCTACGACGTGGGCTTCAACCACTTCTGGCGCGCGCCCTCGGACAACCACCCGGGCGACCTGCTCTACATCCAGGGCCACAGCGCCCCGGGCATCTACGCCCGCGCCTTCCTCGAGGGCCGCATCAGCGAGAAGCAGCTGGACCACTTCCGCATGGAAGTCGACGGCCAGGGCATCTCCTCCTACCCGCACCCGTGGCTGATGCCGGACTTCTGGCAGACCCCCACCGTGTCGATGGGCCTGGGGCCGCTGAGCGCCATCTACCAGGCGCAATTCATGAAGTACCTGGAAAACCGCGGCCTGATCGAGAAGTCCGACCGCAAGGTGTGGTGCTTCATCGGCGACGGCGAGTCCGATGAGCCCGAGACCCTGGGCGCCATCGCCCTGGCCGGCCGCGAAGGGCTGGACAACCTGATCTTCGTGGTCAACTGCAACCTGCAGCGCCTGGACGGCCCGGTGCGCGGCAACGGCAAGATCATCCAGGAGCTGGAAGGCGTGTTCCGCGGCGGTGGCTGGAACGTCATCAAGCTACTGTGGGGTTCGTACTGGGATCCGCTCCTGGCCCGCGACACCGACGGCGTGCTGCGCAAGCTGATGATGGAAACCGTCGACGGCGAGTACCAGAACTGCAAGGCCTTCGGCGGCGCCTACACGCGTGCCAACTTCTTCGGCAAGTACCCGGAGACCGCCGCCATGGTCGCCAACCTGTCCGATGACGACATCTGGCGCCTCAACCGCGGCGGCCACGACCCGCACAAGGTCTATGCGGCCTACGACGCGGCGGTGAAGACCCAGGGCATGCCCACCGTGATCCTGGCCAAGACGGTCAAGGGCTACGGCATGGGCTCGGCCGGCGAGTCGCTCAACCCGACCCACCAGACCAAGAAGCTCGACGACGACGCGGTGCGCACCTTCCGCGACCGCTTCAACATCCCGCTGAGCGACAAGCAGCTGGAAGAAGCCGAGCAGGTGCCCTTCTACCACCCCGGCCCGGACTCGCCTGAGGTGCAGTACCTCAAGTCGCGCCGCGAGGCCCTGGGCGGCTACCTCCCCGCACGTCGCCGCAAGGCCGACAAGTCCTTCACCGTGCCCGGCCTGGACAAGTACGAGCGCCTGCTCAAGTCCAGCGGCGAGCGCAGCTACTCCACCACCATGGCCTTCGTGCAGACGCTCAACATCGCCCTGCGCGACAAGGAGCTGGGCCCGCGCATCGTGCCCATCGTGGCCGACGAGGCCCGCACCTTCGGCATGGAGGGCATGTTCCGCCAGATCGGCATCTACGCCCCGTTCGGGCAGAAGTACAAGCCTGTCGATGCCGACCAGCTGATGTACTACCGCGAGGACCAGTCCGGCCAGGTGCTGCAGCAGGGCATCAGCGAGCCGGGCGCCATCTCCTCCTGGCTGGCCGCCGGCACCAGCTACTCGGTGTCCAACGTGCCGATGCTGCCGTTCTACATCTACTACTCGATGTTCGGCTTCCAGCGCGTGGGCGACATCGCCTGGCAGGCCGCCGACATGCGCACCCGCGGCTTCCTGCTGGGCGGCACCGCCGGGCGCACCACGCTCAACGGTGAAGGCCTGCAGCACGAGGACGGCTTCAGCCAGGTCATCGCCGGCTCCATCCCCAACGTGCGCAGCTACGACCCGACCTTCGGCTACGAGGTCACCGTCATCCTCCAGCACGGCATGAAGTCGATGATGGAAGAGCAGAAGGACGAGTACTACTACCTGACCCTGATGAACGAGAACTACGCACACCCGGAGATGCCGGCCGGTGCGGAGGAGGGGATTCTCAAGGGCATGTACCTGCTCACCGACGCCGGCAAGCCCAAGAAGGGCGAGCTGCGCGTGCAGCTGCTGGGCTCAGGCACCATCCTGCGCGAGGCCATCGCCGCGGCCGAACTGCTGGACAAGGACTTCGGCGTCACCGCCGACATCTGGTCCTGCCCCAGCTTCAACGAGCTGCGCCGTGACGGCTTCGACGCCGAGCGCTGGAACCGCATGAACCCGGAAGCCAAGACCCCGCGCAAGGCCTACGTGACCGAGCAGCTGGAAGGCCGCCAGGGCCCGGTGATCGCCGCCACCGACTACGTGCGCGCCTTCAGCGACCAGATCCGCGCCTTCGTCCCCACCACCAACTACACCGTGCTGGGCACCGACGGCTTTGGCCGCAGCGACACCCGGGCCAACCTGCGCCGCTTCTTCGAGGTGGACCGCTACTACATTGCCCACGCCGCCATCGCCGCCCTGGCCAAGGATGGCAAGATGACCGGCAAGGACGTCGCCCGCGCGATCAAGCAGTACAAGATCGACGTGGACAAGGTGAACCCGGACGGGGCTTGA